From the Deinococcus sonorensis KR-87 genome, the window GTCTGGTGGTGCAGGGCGACTTCCGCGAGGCGTCTGGCCTGCTGGGAATGCAGCGGCTGCTGGAACTGGACCGCCCGCTCACGGCGGTGTTCTGCAGCAACGACCAGATGGCCTACGGAGCCCGGCTGGCGCTGTATCGCCGAGGCATCCGGGTGCCGGACGACCTGTCGCTGGTGGGCTTCGACGACCTGCCGGGGTCGTCGTACAGCACGCCTCCCCTGACCTCGGTGCGCCAGCCGGTCCACGACCTGGGCCGCCGGATGGCCGAGTTCGTGCTGGCGCGGCTGAACGGGCAGACCCCGGCGCTCCCCGAGCTGGAACTGGAGCTGGTGGTGCGCGAGTCCACCGCGCTGGTCCGGGTCAGCCCGCTGCCCCGACCGGGGCCGTCCTCCGTCCGCTGATCGGGGCATTGCTCAAGCTCGGAGGAACTGCCGCCGCAGGTCCGGTAAAGGCCAGGGCCGATTCTTCTTGTTCGGCTCACGCCAGCGGCCCGTAGGCTGAAGCCATGTCTCGGGCCTTTGTGAAGGAAGATGGAGGCGGACGCTGGGAAGCGCCCGCAGCCGCCCGGCGGTACCGGGCCAGCCTCAAGGGTGAGCGTTCGGCGGTGCACGAGTCGGACGACCTGCTGGATGTACTGCGCTGGCTTGCGGAGCGGGAGCGCGGGGAATACGAGCTCCACGACTGGACCGGGGCGCTGCTGGCCCGCGCCTGAGCCACCCGGAACCCGGACGCGGGTGGCCGCGTATCCGGCAACGTGACCCCTGACGCACAGACCCCGGCCAAGAGCCTGAGAGACTTTCTGCTGGACACGGCGGAACGCGACCGCCCCGGCGAGGTGTTCGAGCTGGAGAGCAGCAAGATGCTGGAAGTGAAGGTGCGCGGGCGGGTGTGGAGCAAGCTGGGCGCGATGGTGGCGTACAAGGGCAACCTGAGCTTCCGGCGCGAGGGCATGCTGGAAGGCGGGCTGATGCGGGCCCTCACGCGGGCGGTGTCGGGAGAGATGGAGCCGCTGGCGAAGATCGAGGGGCAGGGGGTGTGCTACCTGGCCGATCAGGGCAAGGACATCACCATCATCAACCTGCAGGGCGACAGCCTCAATGTCAACGGCAACGACCTGCTGGCCTTCGAGGACACGGTACGCTACACCATCACCATGCATCGCCGGATTGCCGGAATGGCTTCGGGCGG encodes:
- a CDS encoding AIM24 family protein — encoded protein: MTPDAQTPAKSLRDFLLDTAERDRPGEVFELESSKMLEVKVRGRVWSKLGAMVAYKGNLSFRREGMLEGGLMRALTRAVSGEMEPLAKIEGQGVCYLADQGKDITIINLQGDSLNVNGNDLLAFEDTVRYTITMHRRIAGMASGGLFSVLVQGQGMAAILSHGHPLTLRVTPNEPIYTDPNATIAWSGHLQPQLRMDANLRTIFGRGGGETLQMVFQGDGFVVVQPYEEFDQGLGGHADQQGKNGIGGLGDLFG